One stretch of Gadus macrocephalus chromosome 12, ASM3116895v1 DNA includes these proteins:
- the LOC132469115 gene encoding uncharacterized protein LOC132469115 isoform X1 — protein MTLPSVGATSLCLPSQTTVQQLFSVARDAGVVPDISLDPVLTAFLSMESRASLLHQYASLQRGMTPEQLASFRHNVSGELGGSTRVRHGGVGVVALALSVLFDLVAKKVGDDFRVPKQQGATECLFGIRRSSRIGRMIHSYLRLIPGVANDPEGMAETTELYDNWLKLELIDHYERMTHKKRMGSEAMRQWLAGAAVHMHMRIHQVRLKSVPLGSAESLRLSYRTAFAQLVQDYAAYLRRNIRETPPSGTYKPNAAQPGERTPAATTFHRLTDHGTGKEPGGTEGAGVAVCVGATMGNVSLACPMNDLNGTGPDGHNSTTAANQAAAFSGGSNEVTGQTGPKQMDNNNNDAGPERGAASVLSGVGGGAQPTASDGLLVIEAMRNVSHGVRHRACESPVIEQALATLISEAQDLEESRDFFLYPRPLLDNLLGQRADFDLKIRWRKTI, from the exons ATGACCCTGCCGTCCGTCGGTGCGACCagcctctgtctcccctcccagACCACCGTCCAGCAGCTGTTCTCCGTGGCCAGGGATGCCGGTGTGGTCCCGGACATCTCCCTGGACCCCGTCCTCACCGCCTTCCTGTCCATGGAGTCGCGTGCGTCCCTGCTGCACCAGTACGCCTCACTGCAGAGGGGCATGACGCCGGAGCAGCTGGCCTCCTTCCGCCACAACGTGAGCGGGGAGCTGGGTGGCAGCACCAGGGTCCGCCACGGAGGAGTGGGCGTGGTCGCCCTGGCCCTCTCCGTGCTCTTTGACCTCGTGGCCAAAAAGGTGGGGGACGACTTTAGG GTCCCGAAGCAGCAGGGGGCGACCGAGTGCCTATTTGGGATCCGGCGCTCCTCCAGGATCGGCCGGATGATCCACAGCTACCTGCGTCTGATCCCCGGCGTGGCCAACGACCCGGAAGGCATGGCCGAGACCACAGAGCTCTACGACAACTGGCTGAAGCTGGAGCTGATCGACCACTACGAGAGGATGACCCACAAGAAGAGGATGGGCTCCGAGGCCATGAGGCAGTGGCTCGCTGGCGCCGCCGTCCACATGCACATGAGGATCCACCAG GTGAGACTGAAATCGGTGCCTCTTGGCTCGGCCGAGTCCCTGCGCCTCTCTTACAGGACGGCTTTCGCCCAGCTGGTGCAGGACTACGCCGCCTACCTCCGCCGAAACATCCGGGAAACCCCGCCTTCAGGCACGTACAAACCCAACGCGGCCCAGCCGGGCGAGCGAACACCGGCGGCTACGACGTTCCACCGCCTCACCGACCACGGGACCGGGAAGGAACCGGGTGGGACAGAGGGAGCAGGGGTGGCCGTCTGCGTGGGGGCGACGATGGGTAACGTCAGCCTGGCCTGCCCAATGAACGACCTCAACGGGACCGGCCCCGACGGGCATAACTCAACCACCGCAGCGAACCAAGCGGCAGCCTTCAGCGGAGGATCCAATGAGGTTACGGGGCAAACGGGTCCAAAACAgatggataataataataatgacgcGGGCCCTGAAAGAGGTGCAGCCAGTGTGTTGAGTGGTGTTGGCGGGGGTGCGCAGCCCACAGCCAGTGACGGTCTGTTGGTCATTGAAGCCATGAGGAACGTGAGCCATGGTGTACGGCATCGGGCCTGTGAGTCTCCAGTCATAGAGCAGGCCCTGGCCACCCTCATTTCAGAGGCGCAGGACCTGGAAGAGAGCAGGGACTTTTTCCTGTACCCCCGGCCACTGCTTGACAACCTGCTCGGCCAGAGAGCTGACTTTGACTTGAAGATAAGATGGCGGAAAACTATTTGA
- the LOC132469115 gene encoding uncharacterized protein LOC132469115 isoform X2 has translation MTLPSVGATSLCLPSQTTVQQLFSVARDAGVVPDISLDPVLTAFLSMESRASLLHQYASLQRGMTPEQLASFRHNVSGELGGSTRVRHGGVGVVALALSVLFDLVAKKVPKQQGATECLFGIRRSSRIGRMIHSYLRLIPGVANDPEGMAETTELYDNWLKLELIDHYERMTHKKRMGSEAMRQWLAGAAVHMHMRIHQVRLKSVPLGSAESLRLSYRTAFAQLVQDYAAYLRRNIRETPPSGTYKPNAAQPGERTPAATTFHRLTDHGTGKEPGGTEGAGVAVCVGATMGNVSLACPMNDLNGTGPDGHNSTTAANQAAAFSGGSNEVTGQTGPKQMDNNNNDAGPERGAASVLSGVGGGAQPTASDGLLVIEAMRNVSHGVRHRACESPVIEQALATLISEAQDLEESRDFFLYPRPLLDNLLGQRADFDLKIRWRKTI, from the exons ATGACCCTGCCGTCCGTCGGTGCGACCagcctctgtctcccctcccagACCACCGTCCAGCAGCTGTTCTCCGTGGCCAGGGATGCCGGTGTGGTCCCGGACATCTCCCTGGACCCCGTCCTCACCGCCTTCCTGTCCATGGAGTCGCGTGCGTCCCTGCTGCACCAGTACGCCTCACTGCAGAGGGGCATGACGCCGGAGCAGCTGGCCTCCTTCCGCCACAACGTGAGCGGGGAGCTGGGTGGCAGCACCAGGGTCCGCCACGGAGGAGTGGGCGTGGTCGCCCTGGCCCTCTCCGTGCTCTTTGACCTCGTGGCCAAAAAG GTCCCGAAGCAGCAGGGGGCGACCGAGTGCCTATTTGGGATCCGGCGCTCCTCCAGGATCGGCCGGATGATCCACAGCTACCTGCGTCTGATCCCCGGCGTGGCCAACGACCCGGAAGGCATGGCCGAGACCACAGAGCTCTACGACAACTGGCTGAAGCTGGAGCTGATCGACCACTACGAGAGGATGACCCACAAGAAGAGGATGGGCTCCGAGGCCATGAGGCAGTGGCTCGCTGGCGCCGCCGTCCACATGCACATGAGGATCCACCAG GTGAGACTGAAATCGGTGCCTCTTGGCTCGGCCGAGTCCCTGCGCCTCTCTTACAGGACGGCTTTCGCCCAGCTGGTGCAGGACTACGCCGCCTACCTCCGCCGAAACATCCGGGAAACCCCGCCTTCAGGCACGTACAAACCCAACGCGGCCCAGCCGGGCGAGCGAACACCGGCGGCTACGACGTTCCACCGCCTCACCGACCACGGGACCGGGAAGGAACCGGGTGGGACAGAGGGAGCAGGGGTGGCCGTCTGCGTGGGGGCGACGATGGGTAACGTCAGCCTGGCCTGCCCAATGAACGACCTCAACGGGACCGGCCCCGACGGGCATAACTCAACCACCGCAGCGAACCAAGCGGCAGCCTTCAGCGGAGGATCCAATGAGGTTACGGGGCAAACGGGTCCAAAACAgatggataataataataatgacgcGGGCCCTGAAAGAGGTGCAGCCAGTGTGTTGAGTGGTGTTGGCGGGGGTGCGCAGCCCACAGCCAGTGACGGTCTGTTGGTCATTGAAGCCATGAGGAACGTGAGCCATGGTGTACGGCATCGGGCCTGTGAGTCTCCAGTCATAGAGCAGGCCCTGGCCACCCTCATTTCAGAGGCGCAGGACCTGGAAGAGAGCAGGGACTTTTTCCTGTACCCCCGGCCACTGCTTGACAACCTGCTCGGCCAGAGAGCTGACTTTGACTTGAAGATAAGATGGCGGAAAACTATTTGA